The following coding sequences lie in one Mycobacterium sp. Z3061 genomic window:
- the rplU gene encoding 50S ribosomal protein L21, which translates to MATYAIVKTGGKQYKVAVGDVVKVEKLESEPGANVSLPVALVVDGANVTTDAQALAKVAVTGEVLEHTKGPKIRIHKFKNKTGYHKRQGHRQQLTVLKVTGIK; encoded by the coding sequence ATGGCGACCTACGCAATCGTCAAGACCGGCGGTAAGCAGTACAAGGTTGCCGTCGGCGACGTGGTCAAGGTCGAGAAGCTGGAGTCGGAGCCGGGCGCGAACGTCTCGCTGCCGGTCGCTCTGGTCGTCGACGGTGCCAACGTCACCACCGATGCTCAAGCGCTGGCCAAGGTCGCCGTCACCGGCGAGGTGCTCGAGCACACCAAGGGCCCGAAGATCCGTATCCACAAGTTCAAGAACAAGACCGGCTACCACAAGCGGCAGGGACACCGTCAGCAGCTGACGGTTCTCAAGGTCACCGGCATCAAGTAG
- the rpmA gene encoding 50S ribosomal protein L27, with the protein MAHKKGASSSRNGRDSAAQRLGVKRFGGQVVKAGEILVRQRGTKFHPGVDVGRGGDDTLFAKAAGAVQFGVKGGRKTVNIVPAGQTAD; encoded by the coding sequence ATGGCACACAAAAAGGGCGCGTCCAGCTCACGTAACGGTCGCGATTCGGCAGCTCAGCGGCTCGGCGTGAAGCGGTTCGGCGGTCAGGTGGTCAAGGCCGGCGAGATCCTGGTCCGTCAGCGCGGCACCAAGTTCCACCCCGGCGTCGACGTCGGTCGCGGTGGCGACGACACGCTGTTCGCCAAGGCGGCCGGTGCGGTCCAGTTCGGCGTCAAGGGCGGCCGCAAGACCGTCAACATCGTTCCAGCCGGCCAAACCGCCGACTGA
- the obgE gene encoding GTPase ObgE — protein MPRFVDRVVIHTRAGSGGNGCASVHREKFKPLGGPDGGNGGRGGSVVFVVDPQVHTLLDFHFRPHVTAPSGKQGMGNNRDGAAGADLEVKVPDGTVVLDENGRMLADLIGAGTRFEAAAGGRGGLGNAALASRARKAPGFALLGEPGQERDLTLELKTVADVGLVGFPSAGKSSLVSVISAAKPKIADYPFTTLVPNLGVVSAGEHSFTVADVPGLIPGASEGRGLGLDFLRHIERCAVLVHVVDCATAEPGRDPISDIDALEAELAAYTPTLQGDAVLGDLAERPRAVVLNKIDVPEARELAEFVRDEIAQRGWPVFLVSTATREGLQPLIFGLWQMVSEYNAARPAVVPRRPVIRPVPVDESGFSVEPDGEGGFVVTGTRPERWVGQTNFDNDEAVGYLADRLARLGVEDELLRQGARPGCAVTIGEMTFDWEPQTPAGGQVPLTGRGTDVRLERSDRVGAAERKAARRQRRERDS, from the coding sequence ATGCCTCGATTCGTCGATCGGGTGGTCATTCACACACGAGCGGGTTCCGGCGGCAATGGCTGCGCGTCGGTCCACCGCGAGAAGTTCAAGCCGCTCGGCGGTCCGGACGGCGGTAACGGCGGCCGCGGCGGCAGCGTCGTCTTCGTCGTCGACCCGCAGGTGCACACCCTGCTCGACTTCCATTTCCGCCCGCATGTCACCGCGCCGTCCGGCAAGCAGGGGATGGGTAACAACCGGGACGGCGCTGCCGGCGCTGACCTGGAAGTCAAGGTCCCAGACGGCACCGTAGTCCTCGATGAGAACGGACGCATGCTGGCCGACCTGATCGGCGCCGGCACCCGGTTCGAGGCCGCCGCCGGTGGCCGCGGGGGTCTGGGGAACGCCGCGCTGGCTTCCCGCGCCCGCAAGGCCCCCGGCTTCGCGCTGCTCGGGGAGCCGGGACAGGAACGCGACCTCACCCTCGAACTCAAGACGGTCGCCGATGTGGGCCTGGTCGGGTTTCCCTCGGCCGGAAAGTCGTCGCTGGTGTCGGTGATCTCGGCGGCCAAGCCCAAGATCGCCGACTACCCGTTCACCACGCTGGTGCCCAACCTTGGCGTGGTGTCGGCCGGTGAGCACTCCTTCACCGTCGCCGACGTCCCCGGACTGATCCCCGGCGCCTCCGAGGGCCGCGGTCTGGGCCTGGACTTCCTGCGCCACATCGAGCGCTGCGCGGTGCTGGTCCACGTGGTGGACTGCGCGACTGCCGAACCGGGGCGCGACCCGATCTCCGACATCGACGCGCTGGAAGCCGAACTCGCGGCCTACACTCCCACCCTGCAGGGCGACGCCGTGTTGGGCGACCTGGCCGAGCGGCCACGGGCGGTGGTGCTGAACAAGATTGACGTGCCGGAGGCCCGCGAGCTCGCCGAGTTCGTCCGCGACGAGATCGCCCAGCGCGGCTGGCCGGTGTTCCTGGTGTCGACGGCGACCCGGGAAGGGTTGCAGCCGTTGATCTTCGGGCTGTGGCAGATGGTCTCGGAATACAACGCCGCGCGGCCCGCGGTGGTGCCGCGTCGTCCGGTGATCCGCCCGGTCCCCGTGGACGAGAGTGGTTTCTCGGTCGAACCCGACGGCGAGGGCGGATTCGTGGTGACCGGTACCCGCCCGGAGCGCTGGGTGGGACAGACGAACTTCGACAATGACGAGGCCGTCGGTTATCTCGCCGACCGGTTGGCCCGCCTGGGCGTGGAGGACGAGCTGCTGCGACAGGGCGCTCGTCCCGGCTGCGCGGTCACCATCGGTGAAATGACCTTTGATTGGGAGCCGCAAACCCCTGCGGGAGGCCAGGTTCCGTTGACCGGCCGGGGTACCGACGTGCGTCTGGAACGCTCCGACCGGGTGGGTGCCGCCGAACGCAAGGCCGCCCGGCGGCAACGCCGCGAGCGCGACAGCTGA